The Budorcas taxicolor isolate Tak-1 chromosome 25, Takin1.1, whole genome shotgun sequence genome includes a region encoding these proteins:
- the SPTBN2 gene encoding spectrin beta chain, non-erythrocytic 2, with product MNGHGVGRAPGCGLNGAGEFYCEAVEGAQNPGGLLLSPAAFINPAQYASVLEGRFKQLQDEREAVQKKTFTKWVNSHLARVTCRVGDLYSDLRDGRNLLRLLEVLSGETLPKPTKGRMRIHCLENVDKALQFLKEQKVHLENMGSHDIVDGNHRLTLGLVWTIILRFQIQDISVETEDNKEKKSAKDALLLWCQMKTAGYPNVNVHNFTTSWRDGLAFNAIVHKHRPDLLDFESLKKCNAHYNLQNAFNLAEKELGLTKLLDPEDVNVDQPDEKSIITYVATYYHYFSKMKALAVEGKRIGKVLDHAMEAERLVEKYECLASELLQWIEQTIVTLNDRQLANSLSGVQNQLQSFNSYRTVEKPPKFTEKGNLEVLLFTIQSKLRANNQKVYTPREGRLISDINKAWERLEKAEHERELALRTELIRQEKLEQLAARFDRKAAMRETWLSENQRLVSQDNFGLELAAVEAAVRKHEAIETDIVAYSGRVQAVDAVAAELAAEHYHDIKRIAARQHNVARLWDFLRQMVAARRERLLLNLELQKVFQDLLYLMDWMEEMKGRLQSQDLGKHLTGVEDLLQLHELVEADIAVQAERVRAVSASALRFCDPGKEYKPCDPQLVSERVATLEKSYESLCELAAARRARLEESRRLWRFLWEVGEAEAWVREQQHLLASEETGRDLTGVLRLLNKHTALRGEMSGRLGPLKLTLEQGQQLVAEGHPGAGQAAARTAELQAQWERLEALAEERAQRLAQAASLYQFQADANDMEAWLVDALRLVSSPELGHDEFSTQALARQHRALEEEIRGHRPTLDALREQAAALPPALSRAPEVQGRVPTLQRHYEELRARAGERARALEAALALYTMLSEAGACGLWVEEKEQWLNGLALPERLEDLEVVQQRFETLEPEMNALAARITAVNDIAEQLLKANPPGKDSIVNTQKQLNHRWQQFRSLADGKKAALTSALSIQNYHLECTETQAWMREKTKVIESTQGLGNDLAGVLALQRKLAGTERDLEAIAARVGELTREANALAAGHPAQAPAINARLGEVQAGWEDLRATMRRREESLGEARRLQDFLRSLDDFQAWLGRTQTSVASEEGPATLPEAEALLAQHAALRGEVERARSEYSRLRAVGEEVTRDQADPQCLFLRQRLEALGTGWEELGRMWESRQGRLAQAHGFQGFLRDARQAEGVLSSQEYVLSHTEMPGTLQAADATIKKLEDFMSTMDANGERIRGLLEAGRQLVSEGNVHAEKIQEKADSVERRHKKNQEAVQQLLGRLRDNREQQHFLQDCHELKLWIDEKMLTAQDVSYDEARNLHTKWQKHQAFMAELAANKDWLDKVDKEGRELTLEKPELKALVWEKLEDLHRRWDELETTTQAKARSLFDANRAELFAQSCSALESWLESLQAQLHSDDYGKDLTSVNILLKKQQMLEREMAVREKEVEAIQAQAKALAQEDQGAGEVERTSRAVEEKFRALCQPMEERCRRLQASREQHQFHRDVEDEILWVTERLPMASSMEHGKDLPSVQLLMKKNQTLQKEIQGHEPRIADLTERQRTLGAAAAGPELAELQEMWKRLGHELELRGKRLEEALRAQQFYRDAAEAEAWMGEQELHMMGQEKAKDELSAQAEVKKHQVLEQALADYAQTIHQLAASSQDMIDHEHPESTRLSIRQAQVDKLYAGLKELAGERRERLQEHLRLCQLRRELDDLEQWIQEREVVAASHELGQDYEHVTMLRDKFREFSRDTSTIGQERVDGANALANGLIAGGHAARAMVAEWKDSLNEAWADLLELLDTRGQVLAAAHELQRFLHGARQALARVQHKQQQLPDGTGRDLNAAEALQRRHCAFEHDIQALSAQVQQVQDDGHRLQKAYAGDKAEEIGRHMQAVAEAWAQLQGSSAARRQLLLDTTDKFRFFKAVRELMLWMDGVNLQMDAQERPRDVSSADLVIKNHQGIKAEIEARADRFSSCVDMGQGLLARSHYAAEEISEKLSQLQARRQETADKWQEKMDWLQLVLEVLVFGRDAGVAEAWLCSQEPLVRSAELGCTVDEVESLIKRHEAFQKSAVAWEERFSALEKLTALEEQEKERKRKREEEERRKLPPPPEPPASPPKGHLVDSHTAPAAPRDGAHPRLPASVNGVCTDAEGPQPLIEQQRLEQGSLPEGPGSGAGDEANGPREEKQARTRGPTPPLMPQSRSSESARVATLPTRGPELSAQEQMEGLLCRKQEMEAFGKKAANRSWQNVYCVLRRGSLGFYKDAKAASAGVPYHGEVPVSLARAQGSVAFDYRKRKHVFKLGLQDGKEYLFQAKDEAEMSSWLRVVNAAIATASSASGEPEEPAVPSATRGMTRAMTMPPVSPAGAEGPVVLRSKDGREREREKRFSFFKKNK from the exons ATGAATGGGCACGGGGTGGGCAGGGCGCCCGGGTGCGGCCTGAACGGGGCCGGCGAGTTTTACTGCGAGGCGGTGGAGGGGGCTCAGAACCCCGGGGGGCTCCTGCTCTCGCCCGCTGCCTTCATCAACCCGGCTCAGTACGCCAGCGTGCTGGAGGGACGCTTCAAGCAGCTTCAAG ATGAGCGAGAAGCTGTGCAGAAGAAAACCTTCACCAAGTGGGTCAACTCACACCTGGCCCGGGTGACGTGCCGGGTGGGAGACCTGTACAGTGACCTCCGGGATGGACGGAACCTCCTGAGGCTCCTCGAGGTGCTCTCAGGGGAGACACTG CCAAAGCCCACGAAGGGCCGCATGCGGATCCACTGCCTGGAGAATGTGGACAAGGCGCTGCAGTTCCTGAAGGAGCAAAAAGTGCACTTGGAAAACATGGGCTCGCATGACATCGTGGACGGGAACCACCGCCTGACCCTCGGGCTGGTGTGGACCATCATCCTTCGATTCCAG ATCCAAGACATAAGTGTGGAAACAGAAGACAACAAGGAGAAGAAGTCAGCCAAGGATGCCTTGCTACTCTGGTGCCAGATGAAGACCGCCGG GTACCCCAATGTCAACGTGCACAACTTCACCACCAGCTGGAGAGATGGGCTGGCCTTCAACGCCATTGTACATAAACACCG gccAGACCTGCTAGATTTTGAGTCCCTGAAGAAGTGTAATGCACACTACAATCTGCAGAATGCCTTCAATCTGGCTGAGAAGGAGCTGGGACTTACAAAGCTGCTGGATCCTGAAG ATGTGAATGTGGACCAACCAGATGAGAAATCAATTATTACCTATGTGGCTACTTACTACCACTACTTCTCCAAGATGAAAGCCCTGGCTGTGGAAGGCAAAAGAATTGGGAAG GTGCTGGACCACGCCATGGAGGCAGAGCGCCTGGTGGAGAAGTATGAATGCCTGGCCTCCGAGCTGCTCCAGTGGATCGAGCAGACCATCGTGACCCTCAATGACCGGCAGCTGGCCAACTCCCTGAGCGGAGTCCAGAACCAGCTCCAGTCCTTCAATTCCTACCGCACCGTGGAGAAGCCACCCAA GTTCACCGAGAAAGGGAACTTGGAAGTGCTGCTCTTCACCATCCAGAGCAAGCTGCGGGCCAACAACCAGAAGGTCTACACGCCCCGTGAGGGCCGGCTCATCTCCGACATCAACAAG GCCTGGGAGCGGCTCGAGAAAGCCGAGCACGAGCGCGAGCTGGCCCTGCGCACAGAGCTCATCCGCCAGGAGAAGCTGGAGCAGCTGGCCGCCCGCTTCGACCGCAAGGccgccatgcgggagacctggctcaGCGAGAACCAGCGCCTGGTGTCTCAG gacAACTTCGGCCTGGAGCTGGCCGCTGTGGAGGCAGCAGTGCGGAAGCACGAAGCCATTGAGACGGACATCGTGGCCTACAGCGGCCGGGTGCAGGCGGTGGACGCCGTGGCCGCAGAGCTGGCCGCCGAGCACTACCATGACATCAAGCGCATCGCGGCGCGGCAGCACAACGTGGCGCGGCTCTGGGACTTCCTGCGGCAGATGGTGGCCGCCCGGCGGGAGAGGCTCCTCCTCAACCTGGAGCTGCAGAAGGTGTTCCAGGACCTGCTGTACCTCATGGACTGGATGGAAGAGATGAAG GGCCGGCTGCAGTCCCAGGACCTGGGCAAACACCTGACGGGAGTGGAGGACCTGCTGCAGCTGCATGAGCTGGTAGAAGCCGACATTGCCGTGCAGGCCGAGAGGGTGCGGGCGGTCAGCGCCTCTGCACTGCGCTTCTGCGACCCCGGGAAAG AGTACAAACCCTGTGACCCCCAGCTGGTGTCGGAGCGGGTGGCCACCCTGGAGAAGAGCTATGAGTCGCTGTGCGAACTGGCAGCGGCTCGCAGGGCCCGGCTGGAGGAGTCCCGGCGGCTCTGGCGCTTCCTCTGGGAGGTGGGCGAGGCCGAGGCCTGGGTGCGGGAACAGCAGCACCTCCTGGCCTCGGAGGAAACCGGCCGGGACCTGACCGGCGTCCTCCGCCTGCTCAACAAGCACACCGCCCTGCGGGGCGAGATGAGCGGCCGCCTGGGGCCCCTGAAGCTCACCCTGGAGCAGGGCCAGCAGTTAGTGGCCGAGGGCCACCCTGGGGCCGGTCAGGCGGCCGCCCGCACCGCCGAGCTCCAAGCCCAGTGGGAGCGGCTGGAAGCCCTGGCGGAGGAGCGGGCCCAGCGGCTCGCCCAGGCCGCCAGCCTCTACCAGTTTCAGGCGGACGCCAACgacatggaggcctggctggTGGATGCGCTGCGCCTGGTGTCCAGCCCTGAGCTGGGGCACGACGAGTTCTCCACACAGGCCCTGGCCCGGCAGCACCGGGCCCTGGAGGAAGAGATCCGGGGCCACCGGCCCACGCTGGACGCGCTGAGGGAGCAGGCAGCGGCCCTGCCGCCCGCGCTGAGCCGCGCGCCTGAGGTGCAGGGCCGCGTGCCCACCCTGCAGCGGCACTATGAGGAGCTGCGGGCCCGGGCGGGCGAGCGTGCCCGCGCCCTGGAGGCCGCCCTGGCGCTCTACACCATGCTCAGCGAGGCCGGGGCCTGCGGGCTCTGGGTGGAGGAGAAGGAGCAGTGGCTCAATGGGCTCGCCCTGCCCGAGCGCCTGGAGGACCTGGAGGTCGTGCAGCAGAG GTTTGAGACCCTGGAGCCCGAAATGAACGCACTTGCTGCGCGAATTACTGCCGTGAATGACATCGCAGAACAGTTGCTGAAGGCCAACCCACCAGGGAAGGACAGCATTGTCAACACCCAGAAGCAGCTCAACCACAG GTGGcagcagtttcgatccctggcgGACGGCAAGAAAGCAGCCCTGACGTCAGCCCTGAGCATCCAGAACTACCACTTAGAGTGCACGGAGACACAAGCTTGGATGAGAGAAAAGACCAAGGTCATTGAGTCCACCCAGGGCCTGGGTAACGACCTGGCCGGTGTGCTGGCGCTACAGCGCAAGCTGGCTGGCACCGAGCGGGACCTGGAGGCTATCGCTGCCCGGGTGGGCGAACTGACCCGAGAGGCAAATGCCCTGGCTGCTGGCCACCCCGCCCAAGCCCCTGCCATCAACGCCCGGCTTGGAGAGGTGCAGGCCGGCTGGGAGGACCTCAGGGCCACCATGCGGCGGCGAGAGGAGTCGCTGGGTGAGGCGCGGCGGCTGCAGGACTTCCTGCGCAGCTTGGATGACTTCCAGGCCTGGCTCGGCCGCACGCAGACCTCCGTGGCCTCTGAAGAAGGACCAGCCACCCTACCTGAAGCCGAGGCCCTCCTGGCCCAACACGCAGCCCTGCGGGGAGAGGTGGAACGGGCCCGGAGCGAGTACAGCCGGCTGCGGGCCGTGGGTGAGGAGGTGACCCGGGACCAGGCTGATCCCCAGTGCCTCTTCCTGCGGCAGCGACTGGAAGCACTGGGAActggctgggaggagctgggcCGCATGTGGGAGAGCCGGCAAGGCCGCCTGGCCCAGGCCCATGGCTTCCAGGGCTTCCTGCGGGATGCTCGCCAGGCTGAAGGCGTACTCAGCAGTCAG GAATATGTCTTGTCTCACACGGAGATGCCAGGGACCCTCCAGGCAGCTGATGCCACCATTAAAAAACTGGAAGACTTCATGAGCACCATGGATGCCAATGGTGAGCGGATCCGTGGTCTCCTGGAAGCCGGACGCCAGCTGGTATCAGAAGGCAACGTCCATGCCGAGAAGATCCAAGAGAAGGCAGACTCGGTGGAGAGGAG ACACAAGAAGAATCAAGAAGCGGTGCAGCAGCTTTTGGGCCGTCTTCGGGACAACCGAGAGCAGCAGCACTTCCTACAAGACTGTCACGAG CTGAAGCTCTGGATTGACGAGAAGATGCTGACAGCGCAGGACGTGTCCTACGATGAGGCCCGCAACCTGCACACGAAGTGGCAGAAGCACCAGGCGTTCATGGCCGAGCTGGCCGCCAACAAAGACTGGCTGGACAAGGTGGACAAG GAAGGGCGGGAGCTGACTCTGGAAAAGCCAGAGCTGAAAGCTCTGGTGTGGGAGAAGCTGGAGGACCTGCACCGGCGCTGGGACGAGCTGGAGACCACCACCCAGGCCAAAGCCCGCAGCCTCTTTGATGCCAACCGAGCTGAGCTGTTTGCCCAGAGCTGCTCCGCCCTGGAGAGCTGGCTGGAGAGCCTGCAGGCCCAGCTGCACTCGGATGACTATGGCAAGGACCTCACCAGCGTCAACATCCTGCTCAAGAAGCAGCAG ATGCTGGAAAGGGAGATGGCTGTGCGAGAGAAGGAGGTGGAGGCGATCCAGGCGCAGGCAAAAGCGCTGGCCCAGGAAGACCAGGGTGCGGGGGAGGTGGAGAGGACCTCGAGGGCAGTGGAGGAGAAGTTCAGGGCCCTGTGCCAGCCCATGGAGGAGCGCTGCCGGCGCCTGCAGGCCTCCCGCGAGCAGCACCAGTTCCACCGGGACGTGGAGGATGAGATC TTGTGGGTGACGGAGCGGCTACCCATGGCTAGCTCCATGGAACACGGCAAGGACCTGCCCAGTGTCCAGCTCCTCATGAAGAAGAACCAG ACGCTGCAGAAGGAGATTCAGGGCCATGAGCCCCGGATTGCGGACCTGACGGAGCGGCAGCGCACTCTGGGCGCGGCAGCAGCAGGCCCTGAGCTGGCGGAGCTCCAGGAAATGTGGAAGCGCCTGGGCCATGAGCTGGAGCTGCGAGGGAAGCGACTGGAGGAGGCCCTGCGGGCCCAGCAGTTCTACCGCGATGCTGCAGAGGCTGAGGCCTGGATGGGCGAGCAGGAGTTACACATGATGGGCCAGGAGAAGGCCAAG GACGAGCTGAGCGCCCAGGCGGAGGTGAAGAAGCATCAGGTATTGGAACAAGCCCTGGCCGACTATGCCCAGACCATTCACCAGCTGGCAGCCAGCAGCCAAGACATGATTGACCACGAGCATCCAGAGAG CACCCGGCTGTCGATCCGCCAGGCCCAGGTGGACAAGCTGTACGCCGGCCTGAAGGAACTGGCGGGTGAGCGGCGGGAGCGTCTGCAGGAGCACCTCCGGCTGTGCCAGCTGCGCCGGGAGCTGGACGACCTGGAGCAGTGGATCCAGGAGCGTGAGGTGGTGGCCGCCTCGCATGAGCTGGGCCAGGACTACGAGCACGTGACT ATGCTCCGGGACAAATTCCGCGAGTTCTCGCGGGACACGAGCACCATCGGCCAGGAGCGCGTGGATGGCGCCAACGCGCTGGCCAACGGGCTCATCGCCGGGGGCCACGCCGCCCGGGCCATGGTGGCCGAGTGGAAGGACAGCCTCAACGAGGCCTGGGCTGACCTGCTGGAGCTGCTGGACACGCGGGGCCAGGTGCTGGCGGCCGCACACGAGCTGCAGCGCTTCCTGCACGGGGCGCGCCAAGCACTGGCGCGCGTGCAGCacaagcagcagcagcttcccgaCGGGACCGGCCGGGACCTCAATGCCGCCGAGGCCCTGCAGCGCCGACACTGTGCCTTCGAGCACGACATCCAGGCCCTCAGCGCCCAG GTCCAGCAGGTGCAGGACGACGGCCACCGGCTCCAGAAGGCCTATGCCGGCGACAAGGCCGAGGAGATCGGCCGCCACATGCAGGCCGTGGCTGAGGCCTGGGCGCAGCTTCAGGGGAGCTCTGCTGCCCGCCGCCAGCTGCTGCTGGACACCACGGACAAGTTCCGCTTCTTCAAGGCCGTCCGGGAGCTGATGCTGTGGATGGACGGGGTGAACCTGCAGATGGACGCCCAGGAGCGGCCCCG GGACGTGTCTTCCGCAGACCTGGTCATCAAGAACCACCAAGGCATCAAGGCCGAGATTGAGGCCAGGGCCGACCGCTTCTCCTCCTGTGTCGACATGGGGCAGGGGCTGCTGGCCAGGAGCCACTATGCGGCAGAGGAG ATCTCAGAGAAGCTGTCTCAGCTTCAGGCACGGCGTCAAGAGACAGCTGACAAGTGGCAGGAGAAAATGGACTGGCTGCAGCTCG TTTTGGAGGTGCTGGTGTTCGGGAGAGACGCAGGTGTGGCAGAGGCTTGGCTGTGTAGTCAGGAACCACTGGTGCGAAGCGCTGAGCTGGGCTGCACAGTTGATGAAGTCGAGAGCCTCATCAAGCGGCATGAGGCCTTCCAGAAGTCCGCGGTGGCCTGGGAGGAGCGGTTCAGCGCGCTGGAGAAGCTCACAGCG CTGGAGGAACAGGAGAAGGAGcggaaaagaaagagggaggaagaggaacgGAGGaagctgccccctcctccagaaCCCCCGGCCAGTCCACCCAAAGGGCACCTGGTGGACAGCCACACGGCCCCTGCTGCTCCCCGGGACGG AGCACACCCCCGCCTGCCAGCCAGTGTGAACGGCGTCTGCACAGATGCAGAGGGCCCCCAG CCCCTGATAGAACAGCAGAGACTTGAGCAAGGCAGCCTCCCAGAAGGGCCT GGATCCGGTGCTGGGGACGAGGCCAACGGGCCACGGGAAGAGAAGCAGGCCCGGACACGGGGCCCAACCCCTCCGCTAATGCCCCAGAGCAGGTCATCCGAGTCCGCCCGGGTCGCCACTTTGCCCACTCGAGGTCCAGAGCTCTCCGCCCAGGAACAGATGGAGGGGCTGCTGTGCCgcaaacaggagatggaggcCTTTGGCAAGAAGGCCGCCAACAG GTCGTGGCAGAACGTGTACTGTGTCCTGCGGCGCGGGAGCCTTGGCTTTTACAAGGATGCAAAGGCAGCCAGTGCAGGAGTGCCGTACCACGGAGAAGTGCCTGTCAGCCTGGCCAGGGCCCAGGGCAGCGTGGCCTTTGATTATCGAAAGCGCAAGCATGTCTTCAAGCTGGG CTTACAAGATGGGAAGGAATATCTGTTCCAGGCCAAGGATGAG GCAGAGATGAGCTCGTGGCTGAGggtggtgaatgcagccattGCCACTGCGTCCTCTGCCTCCGGAGAGCCTGAAGAGCCAGCGGTGCCCAGTGCCACGCGAGGCATGACCCGGGCCATGACCATGCCCCCGGTGTCACCGGCCGGGGCTGAGGGACCTGTCGTGCTTCGCAGCAAGGATGGCAGAGAACGAGAGCGAGAAAAGCGCTTCAGCTTCTTCAAGAAGAACAAGTAG